A stretch of DNA from Triticum dicoccoides isolate Atlit2015 ecotype Zavitan chromosome 2A, WEW_v2.0, whole genome shotgun sequence:
CCTCCCTGCCCCGCCGTCGCGTTCGACGCCGCCGAGAAGACCTGGGCGCAGTGCCGTGCCGCCCCTGGCCCCGTGCCGGTGGCCGCGGCGGGCGGGCTCGTGCTCTACCGCGCGCCTGAAACCGGCGCGCTCACCGTGGCCAACCCGCTCAGCGGCGTCTCCCGGGCGctcccgccgccgcctccggccgcaaCAGACGCGCTCTACGCCGTGGCCATGTACGGATCACCCTACCGCGTGGTCCTCATCCTGGGCGAGCTTCCGCACCTGTCCATGGCGGTGTTCGACTCCTCCAAGAACGCGTGGGAGGACGCCGTGCCTCTGTCGCGCAAGACAGAGGCCTCGCCCGCGGACACGCGAGCGCCGCACGACGACGACGACATTGACGAGGAcatggacggcgacggcgacggcgcggtCTATTACCTGAGCAAGTCCGGCGACGTGATGGTGTCGAGCACGCAGCGCAGCGCGTCGAGGCAGTACTCGTCGGCCGTGACGTGCCGCAGCGACGGCGGCGAGGCCGTGGCCTACTTCCTGAGCCACTCGGGCGCGGTGGTGGCGTGCGACCTGGCGCGCCGCGTGTTCGCCGAGCTCCCGCGGATCCTGCCGGTGCACTTCGAGTACTCGATCGACGTGGTGGCGTGCGGCGGCCGGGCCTACGTGGTGGTCCTCTCGGAGTACCTGGACACGGCGAGCCTGCGCCTCTGGGAGTTCTCGGACGGCGCGTGGCGGCATGTGGCCGCGATGCCACCGGCCATGTCGCACGCCCTGTACGGCAAGAAGGCGGACGTGAACTGCGTGGGGCACGGCGGGCGCGTGATGGTGTGCGTGAGCTCCGGCGACGCGAGCGCCAACGGGTGCTTCATGTGCGACGTGGGGAGCAACGCGTGGGAGGAGCTGCCGCGGTgcgccggcggcgacggcgaggccatggacttcgtggccGCCTTCTCCTTCGAGCCGAGAATGGAGGCCGCCGTCTGACCGGATCCCCTCGCCGTTGCTTCCGATTGATGTGTGTAGCGTAGTGTAGCGTAGTAAGTGGTACTAGTGGTCGTAGTAGTAGTACGATGATTTGTTGCAGTAGTAATTCGGGAGATGTTTTCATGGAGATCAAATCAGCCGTCTGTCTGTCTCCTGGGACGTGCGCATGTGTCGCCAATTCTGTAGCTGCCACCGGCTTCCGTAGTTTTTCTCGATTCCCGTGCCGGCGGCAGAGCTCAGTGGCGAGTGGCGACTGACTGCTCTTCTCTTCTTTCCTTAACAAGCAATTGACCATTCTATGCTATGCGTCATAGTAGACCTTTTATTGTAGTATTATTTTTTATCTTCAGACCCCAAGGATTTCAAAAGAATTACTGTGCACTCCTGCTGAATGTACATGAACTAGAGAAGCACTGTACCCGGCTGATCTACCGACGGGGGCAACCAATATCTAgcatctcttctttctttttttgaaaTGAAAGGGGTCTAGCATCTCTTCTTAAACTAACAACACATGAAGATGAAGCAAATGGCATCGAGATGCAGCAAGCCCAGAACGATCGTGTGCCATTGCAAGTCTGCATTACTATCTTGTCCAAGAAACTAAACGAGTTGAGTCGGAGGAGGAGAGAAAAAGTAAAGGGGAGGGAGGAAACGGAGAGGAGCACTATAGAAGAGAAGAGCGGCAGGGCAGTGATCCTTTGTCTTTGGCGCAGCGCAAGTGCGCGCCCACCCACCCAACCCGTCCGTCCATGCAACAGCGAAAGCGAGCGCGCGAGAGGCTTTGCTCCCGAAGGGGGCAGTGCGGCCGGCCGTCACTGACACGGTGTCGCTCGCTCTAGCTCGGCGTCAGAGCCTCGCCGCGAGACACGACGGCCGGCCGGCCCGCCCGCTGGCTAAA
This window harbors:
- the LOC119353787 gene encoding F-box only protein 13-like, whose product is MAAAVASSGGRKRKCEELSAPELGQLHEDMLERVLARLPPASFFRLRGVCRRWREAAGSPAFLAACARVPARDPWFLMLSDQQEEEEPRPPCPAVAFDAAEKTWAQCRAAPGPVPVAAAGGLVLYRAPETGALTVANPLSGVSRALPPPPPAATDALYAVAMYGSPYRVVLILGELPHLSMAVFDSSKNAWEDAVPLSRKTEASPADTRAPHDDDDIDEDMDGDGDGAVYYLSKSGDVMVSSTQRSASRQYSSAVTCRSDGGEAVAYFLSHSGAVVACDLARRVFAELPRILPVHFEYSIDVVACGGRAYVVVLSEYLDTASLRLWEFSDGAWRHVAAMPPAMSHALYGKKADVNCVGHGGRVMVCVSSGDASANGCFMCDVGSNAWEELPRCAGGDGEAMDFVAAFSFEPRMEAAV